The sequence below is a genomic window from Nicotiana tomentosiformis chromosome 6, ASM39032v3, whole genome shotgun sequence.
caaagataaaattcCTCGAAAGCGAAAATGAGCAAATAATCTAGGAGATCATAATATGGAGGTAATTGCTCAAAAAGAGCCCTAtgacataacaaatgataagacCTCAGAGGAGGTCCAGGTACTtgaaaataataagaatgaagagatctcaataagttatgtctctacGGCAAAAAggtggaatcgaaataatattattgtcgataacatttttgcttataatgttgttgttgaaataatgcaacaagatgaggatcttgaatCAAGATCTATCgatgaatgtagacagagaaatgattgaaaaaaatgaaaatacgCTATCCAGGCAGAATTAGCGTCACTTGAAAAATGTGAAATATTCGGATGTATAGTCCGAACACTTGAAGGAATAAAGCCAGTGGGAtacaaatgggtttttgtgcgaaaacgaaatgataaaaatgaagtcgtTAGATATAAAGCACGACTTGTGGCACAAGAATTTTCGCAAAGaactggcattgattatatggagacatattctcctgtggtggatgcaaTCACTTTCAGGTATCTTATAAATTTGGAAgtccatgaaaaacttgatatgcgtctAATGGATGTTGTCACAGCCTATTTGTATGGCACATTAGACgatgaaatttatatgaaaatcctcAAAGGGCTCAAAGTTCCTGAAACTAATAAAAATTTTCGTTAAACTTGttcaataaagcttcaaaaatccttacatggattgaaacaatcagggcgaatGTGGTATAATCACCTGAGTAAGTATTTGCTGAAAGAATGGTATAAGAATGATCCAATTTGTCTTTGTGTATTTATAAGAAGGTATGgatctgaatttgttataattgatatgtatgttgatgatctaaatatcattggaactcctagggaacTTTCAAAAGTAGTAAACTGTTTGAAGAaagagtttgaaatgaaagatcttggaaagacaaaattttgtcttggtctacaaattgagcatatgaaagatggaatttttgtccatcaatcaactaATACCGAAAAGATCCTAACGcgtttttatatggataaagcacatccattgagtaccccgatggttgtgagatcacttgatataaataaagatccatttcaACCTCATGAAAATGATGGAGAGTTTTTTGGTGATGAAactccatatcttagtgcaattggggcactaatgtatcttgctaataatACTCGACCAGATATAACTTTTACAGTAAGTTTATTAGCAAGATTTAGTTCCTTTCCAACAACAAGACATTGTAATGGTGTTAAGCATATTTTTAGATACCTCCGAGGGACTATTGATATGGGatttattttattcttatgaaTCCGATTCGCAGTTGATTGGTTATGGAGATGCAGGTTATTTGTCTGACCCACATAAAAtccgatctcaaacaggctatctaTTTACTTGGGGGCTACAACTATTTCATGGCGTTCAACAAAACAAACTTTAGCTGCTACATCTTCCAATCATGTAGAGATAATATCTATTCATGAAGCTAGTTGAGAATgtatatggttgagatcagtgactcAACATATTCAACAATTGTGTGGTCTTTCTTTAAAAACGAAGATTCCAACGatattgtatgaagacaatgctgcTTGCATAGCTCAACTTAAAGGAGGATATATCAAAGGAGACAGAACAAagtacatttcaccaaagttgtttttcacacacgatcttcagcaaaatggtgagatagatgttcaacaaatccgttcaaatAACAATctagcagatttattcactaaggcATTGCCAATATCAACATTCACTAAGATATGAGATTGGAATGCGTCGTCTCTGAGATATCAAATAAAGCTTTCATCAGGGGAGtataatacgcgttgtactctttttcccttaaccaaggttttgtcccaattggattttcctggtaaggtttttaatgaggcaacactaaatgcgtattacaagatatgtgtactctttttccttcactaggctttttcaaatgaacatccaagggggagtgttatgaaataaAGTGAATGTATATGAATGTATATGAATGTTCATTTAATCCTTCCATACATATTATTCAATGTACTACTTAGATAGATGTACTTATTAATTCTTAAGATGTATCTGGTGAACTTTAGGTGTTATCTTGTATACTATAAATAGGACATTCTTTGTCCATGGAAGTACACACAAGAAACACACTATAAGATAATTTCTACATTCTCCTCCTATATATCTTGTCTCCATTACTATATTGTTCTATTTTGCTCTCATTTTTTAACATGCATGATGTTAACTAAGTAAGAAAGAGCAGACATAATTAGAACATCTAGTCAGATAATAAAAAGCATTCCACTAGATCTCATCTGGACTGTTCCTGTTTTCAAGGTAGAAAAGAATAACCTAAACATCCTGCCTAACCAAACTTTGTCAGTAAAACAGCCTACAACACAACCTCGTAATACCAAGCAAAAAACATTGGCACTTCTGAATCAAAAGCTGATGGATTATCTTCACTACAAAATCCGTGGGTAAGCAACCGCAGCTTATCGATTAATAGAGCTAGCTCCACGCTCGAGCCTTTGAATAGAACTAGACATTTGAATCCTAGCACACTAGCCTTAGCTAGACTCCTGCTTCAAGTGCAGATTTGAATTTCTTAGTTGAAGGAGTGAGATTAGGCCTAAGGGAATAATCGATCCTGGGCTTCCTTTTGTCTCACCATTGGCTTCAAAAGGATGAGGCAATAGACAAAACAAGTAATGAAGGCATCACCAATATGACTCCAAGTGGATTTTGCAAAGATGACTTAGAACAAATTCGTCCAGAAATGTACAAAAACAGATCAAGTGACTGGATGAATTTCATTGTTTAACATCTAATGCAGTAGAAATCCACTCTGAAGCAGCTGCATGAACATCTGCTTCCACATGCATCACAAGAGAGATTGGAGTGACCGCTATCTGTTAAgcacattaacatcaactgatCAAGGCATATAAAGACATACAGCAAATGGCGAGAGATTGTCTAAACTGTAACATTACATATGATCACAAGGGCAGAGAACAAGCTAAGAAACTCCAAAGCTCCCTCCAAGCACCATGTGGGAAAAGACAATTACATCAAGGATAGGAGTAATAAACTTACAAAGCCATTTTCAAGAGCTCTATAATCTAAATCTTCGTCCTCTTCTTCCCGCTTCTTTTCAAGTAACTGCAATGCAAATATTCAATAAAGTCATTCACTTAACATTAGAattaggggtggcaagtgggccgcgGTCCCGGACCGGTCCCGGTCCTTAAATAAACGGGCTTAGCGGTCCCGGAGTAAACGGTCTTTTTGTATgaaccggtccgggaccgggcccacgaactcatggtcccgggctaaacgtgTCGGGCCCGCGTGCTAAGTGGGCCCACGGCTAAGttgtgattttaaaaaaaaaattaaatagaaattagagacaaaaagatgttaaaaaaatatctaaggcaatgccttgtaaatttattatagaattgtgacctaattttttaattcaaatttaaagacaaaaatattgtaaaaagatattcaaagcaatgccttgtaattttattataacaATAAAAAACAttacaatatctttcttagtctttctccccctatggaatgagcacaacaatagtattataattattagaatagagagcattcattaattcatggtctaaatgttcaccgggtgcaatattatggcaaaattaagtctcggtaaattgtaataaactattatcggtaTCAAGAATaccaggtgtaggacgggtatgGGGTTTAGTTCGGGGAGCCGGGGGCAGGGGAGGAGGAACAACAGTACCACTAGATTCACCGGTCAtggattttcccttattcttatttttaccaaaaatatttcttaaggAAGGCATTtaaattaatcaagtaatagcaaataaataaaacaaacaaaactataatattaagacttaagagttggaacgagtttaccgaattgacgaacaacttgttgaaaattgattatcgttgaagacttcaattcaccaacttcacaaatttttcacaaattgtaacaacctcaatattttttgactattttttggaataaagtaagcaatGGTAGAAGTATAGAAGAacattagagagagattgtgatagattgatattgattttgtaagaaaatgaaagaatgaggaggtatttatagttgaaaataggaaaaaaagtgtaattataaaaagtttggggttaaatgactattttttaaATCCCAACAGCTTTTTTTAAAATAGCCAAGCGGCtagtgttttttttaaaaaaatatccgTTTGGTCCGCCAAGGTCCCGGCTCCTTGGCGGGCCAAATGGGCCCGGTCCTGACGGTTCATAAGCAAAAACCGGCCCACGGGACCGGCCCAAGCCCATCTCTAGCAGTCCTACCGGTCCCGGCACACTTGGTCCGTGGGCCGGGCCCGGCCTGACCCACTTGACACCCTTAATTAGGGCCCGGGACCGACCACTTGACACCCTTAATTAGAACCAACTGGTATCACGTAAAAGATTTCGAGATGAGAAAGACCAGTAGAAGGAAACATGTAACGCTTGGCTGTGAGAACCACAACTTTGCAACATCTGAGGACATAAATATGACCGCCCAAATAGAAGAACAAGCATGCTATATCGTCGCAGAGACAGTTCAATAAGCATACATCTGAGAGCATCAAAATCACTTAAACACATTCTGATACATAAGATCCCTCTCTTTTCCAATGACAGAGATTGATAAAGTTGAAAATTgcattttcattaaaaaaaagcCAACCTGAAGATTCCTCTATTAGTTATCCAAGACAGCCAACTTGATATCATATTTCCacagagatggaaaatatttCCTTACCTCCAATCTGAAATACTTGATTTTCCGGTTGGGATCAGATTTCCCTGCTACACCAACAGATTGAACCTCCTCTATATTCTTTTTCTGAGTGGCTAACCGACGGGCGGCACCCTGAGAACAATGATAAGGTAGAGGTCTGACTGGCTAAGAGTATATACACTGCAAAACTTGACTGAGACAACTAAAACCAGCAGGGGCTGCATAGTGTTCCAAAAGCATATCACGAATAACTGTATTTAGACTGTTGTGTTATTGCAATATTATGCAATCGGGTTGTCGCTAACTTAAAGGCAATATCATACACTTGCTTTTAGCATCATAAATCATCGAGGTCACTACATGCCAGTAAAGGACCAGTTAAGCAAAATACTATGACATCTACTCACTGCTGCAGAAGCATCTCGGCCTAGTTGCGCGAGCTGTATTCCAAGGCTTTGCTGATTGGGAAGAAAACGTCCGGCAGCTGGATTCCTGTTTGCTGAAGTAGCTTGCCAGCAAAGCTTAGGGCTCCAGTGACTTTGCTTGGTCAATTTAAACCCCTGTCACGTAAAGGGACAAAAATAATCTCTGTGTATCCACATATATGAAGAGATACAACATGCTAATACAAACACAACTCTAAGCCCTGATATCGGAACGTGGTGACAAAAGGAAAGAAGACGAAACTTGCTTTTGCACCCCAACACGAATAGACTCACACAAACATCCTTCAGAATGTTTGAGAAATAGCAGTTTCAAATGGATGAACGTTTTTTTAACTGGTCTGAGCAATGAACCACAAGTCCATattctttattatttttcatttggAAGAAGCGACCCAAGGGTGACAATAAAACAGACCTTGTTTGTCAGAGGAGATTTTGGAACTTCCACATGCAGCAAGCAACATTTGAGAAAAGCTCCCTTCTCTATATCTCTAATGGCTGCATTTATCAACGGTAAACAAGCACTTACAGCATCCTTGAAATCACTTTCTTGACTTTCATCATTCTTCCTAAAGTAGATTATGGGTATGCACCGTTAAGACCATCAAGAGTAATCAAAATTTCAGGAGTATACCATAAATGAAAGGCAAATACCAGTCAAGTGATATCGATAAAGATGGGACACCACTAAACAATGATTCCCTTGCACCAGCTACAACACCTGAGTAAAACCTGGAAACAATGAAGTAATACAGATAATCACAAAATTCTAAGGAGATATAAAAGTAACAAATAAAAGTGCAAGAACGTGTCAATTCACAACCTTAATATGAGCAGTAGTCATAATAAAACAATTTCAACCAAAAGAATTGTGCTAAATTACAGTTACTACTAAAAAAGAACATGGTCAGTACTCAGTAGACAAGGATAAAAGGAAGGTCACaaaataaaatactacttacATATGATGGCCACAACTTGATCCCTTGTTGATACCACTTATCACCTACAAGTCCAAGCAGAAAAAAATAACAGAGGATACGCAGCGGGTAAGCAATACCAAACACAAAAATGAAATAGAATAATGGTATAACTGGAAGCATGTCGAAGAATACCAGCATAGGCTTGGACCAGGAAAATAGTGCCCCAGACAAGGCTAATGACACACAATCTACGGGAGTCCCTAATACCAGAACAAATTCAAACAGCCTAACAAGTTAGAGCTGAAAAACTGTATAGTTTCAAAATAAAAGTGTATTCCTACAAAGCTCGAGTGAAAATCGATAACTAACTTTTTCACAAAACAATCAACAAAATATATAGTATATTACTAAAACCAACAGTAAGAGTGCGATACCAGAAACTTCATAAGCAATAGCACCATGAATCTCAGCCGAAGTAACCGCAATGGTTTCCTTCAGAGTAAAAGAGTGGCCTGCCGTTGATTTATCTCTACAACAGCATTTGGAAAAAAAATGCATTATATTAACCATAAATTATTAAGGATTGTTTAGTATGCAAACAAATTATACATTAAATCTAATAAAACGTTTACTATATTAGAATGAAAAAACGTAATCTGTGTGAACAAATACGTATCAGTAACAGGGAGAGAGAGGATATATTTTAAAAGGAAACTTACGATTGAGGAGCGCAGACATGAACATTACAGAGGCCTTGACGAACGAGAGCATCAACAAGATAGGTAAGGCCAGGGGATTCTATCCCATCACCATTTGTAACCAAAACCACAGGTTTTGTATTGTCAACCTCCCCAACCGAGCTGGAGGAAGTGGATTCAGTGGAATCTTCATTGTTGGGCTGATTTTGGGCACCACCCTTTCTGCTAGAAAGGACTTCCTGAAGATTGGTAACAAGCCCAGGTGGCAGGAAGTTGTTTTTCGCACCAGAGGGCCTCATTTAGAGAGAgagtttgtgtgtgtgtgttgcaGGAGTTGAAAGAAGGGACGTGACGTGAAGAAGAGGAAAATGAGGGTAATATAAAGCGCTCAAAAATGGATAGACCGCTTCCAACGGCGTTTATTTATTACGTACAAGTGGAGTCTGAAGAATATGAGAGAGTGGCAGTTTCTTCAATGTGGGCAGCGGTAACGTGTTACAGGTATTGATGCGATTTATAATATTAACAGTGTGTGAATCACATCTTGCCTTCCGAAAAGAATGATACAATTTGAAGAACTAGATAccatttacttgaaagaattcaTGAACTTTTTTAATTCAAATGGTTTTGGAGGACAATGAATATATCTTATTTCAAAAGAAAAATGAGTATGTTAATAACATGTTTCGCCAAGCTGGTTAAAAgttgaaaaaaattcaaaaaaaaagtatttttttttttaaagttaaagtatttggccaaacttttagaagaaaaaaagtatttttgagtaaaAGCAGAAGCAACTTTGAAGAAGCAGAATAAacttaaaaaatactttttagaagtttggccaaaaaCTCATTGctgctcaaaagtgttttttaaattaattaatcaaatacAACTATTTCtcataaaaaaatacttttgagaaaaaacactTGTTAAAATAAGATGATTTTAGAAACTTACCAAAAAGGCTATTAATGATAATTAGCAAACGAAAAATCTTATTGTTGCAGATATTGCAGTTCCTTGacattatattttttttgtttttcttgtcACGGCAATATGTTCGAAGAATTCTTCAATACGGGTTTATCAAATGGGAATGATATTTTAATATTTGTGTAAGAGATTAAAGTAGGTTTACTAGCCAAGATAGGACAATCGTCCAGAAGAGAAAAACAATTGGAACTAAGAATCACAAGGCAAGTCAAAGCCTATATCTTTCTGTCTAAAACTAATTAGACAGAAAGAGAAATGGCATGCACTCGTTTCTCGTAAGAAAGGTGAAACTTTGTTTACAAAAGAAAAGGCCCATGGCGGAGTTTGAACTTCTGCAAATACCACAACAGTCCCATGCTGAATTATACTTCTCTTGCTTTCTATAGTAAAAGTTCGTCCACAAGCATTCGGTTTCATTATATCACTGCGATGGCTTTTACAAAGTTGTTATCTACAATTGAAATGCGAGTTCCTTTTAGAGGGTGT
It includes:
- the LOC104086340 gene encoding uncharacterized protein; translation: MRPSGAKNNFLPPGLVTNLQEVLSSRKGGAQNQPNNEDSTESTSSSSVGEVDNTKPVVLVTNGDGIESPGLTYLVDALVRQGLCNVHVCAPQSDKSTAGHSFTLKETIAVTSAEIHGAIAYEVSGTPVDCVSLALSGALFSWSKPMLVISGINKGSSCGHHMFYSGVVAGARESLFSGVPSLSISLDWKNDESQESDFKDAVSACLPLINAAIRDIEKGAFLKCCLLHVEVPKSPLTNKGFKLTKQSHWSPKLCWQATSANRNPAAGRFLPNQQSLGIQLAQLGRDASAAGAARRLATQKKNIEEVQSVGVAGKSDPNRKIKYFRLELLEKKREEEDEDLDYRALENGFIAVTPISLVMHVEADVHAAASEWISTALDVKQ